A portion of the Acidisarcina polymorpha genome contains these proteins:
- a CDS encoding RNA polymerase sigma factor, producing MSYAAVNQMAVRADSSVEVKATLGLDDIEGVMRIYRGRILRYAMFAVRDRDAAETITQECFLKAYRARESFRGECSLSTWLMQIAVNLVRDYARSKQFQFWKRAQSSAIDVAEVTEFLAHPSASAETGLLARERLKSVWAAVEKLSKMQREVFVLRFVEEMELLEIAAVMGMKESTVKSHLYRALNTVRTRVLAGKEDAQ from the coding sequence ATGAGTTACGCCGCTGTAAACCAGATGGCAGTGAGGGCCGACTCGTCTGTCGAGGTCAAGGCAACGCTTGGACTCGACGATATTGAAGGAGTCATGCGGATCTACCGGGGCCGCATTCTTCGGTATGCCATGTTTGCGGTGCGGGACCGGGACGCAGCGGAGACCATCACGCAAGAGTGCTTTTTGAAAGCTTACCGGGCGCGGGAGAGCTTTCGCGGCGAGTGCAGTCTCAGCACCTGGCTTATGCAGATCGCGGTGAATCTGGTCCGGGACTACGCGCGGAGTAAGCAGTTTCAGTTCTGGAAACGAGCCCAGAGCTCCGCGATCGACGTGGCCGAAGTTACTGAATTTCTGGCCCATCCGAGCGCCTCGGCCGAGACCGGACTGCTGGCGCGGGAGCGATTAAAATCCGTCTGGGCGGCGGTGGAAAAGTTATCAAAGATGCAGCGCGAGGTGTTCGTCCTCCGGTTTGTCGAAGAGATGGAGCTTCTCGAAATCGCGGCAGTAATGGGCATGAAGGAAAGTACGGTGAAGTCTCATCTTTACCGAGCGCTGAATACCGTCAGGACACGGGTTTTGGCGGGAAAGGAGGATGCGCAATGA
- a CDS encoding enoyl-CoA hydratase/isomerase family protein yields the protein MSFQNLLFDIREPLAILTLNRPKVHNALNHALFTELENAFTELAASESIRAILITGAGEKAFAAGADIQELAQLSAMGGQQLAARGQRIFDLIENCGKPVIACINGFALGGGCELALACTLRLASETARLGQPEVKLGLLPGYGGSQRLPRLIGKGAALKLLLTGESVTAAEAYRLGLVDEVLPPGELLPRAEQLALSIAANAPLALRHTLAAVHGGFDLPLRQALELEASLFGLCCATEDKAEGTRAFLEKRTAVWKNR from the coding sequence ATGAGCTTCCAAAATCTCCTCTTTGACATCCGTGAACCGCTGGCGATCCTCACCCTCAATCGTCCCAAGGTGCACAATGCGTTGAATCATGCCCTTTTTACAGAGCTTGAAAATGCTTTCACTGAACTCGCTGCCAGCGAGAGCATCCGCGCAATCCTGATCACCGGTGCGGGAGAAAAAGCCTTTGCTGCCGGAGCCGACATCCAGGAACTGGCGCAGCTCTCCGCCATGGGAGGTCAACAGCTCGCAGCCCGTGGCCAGCGCATCTTCGACTTGATCGAAAACTGTGGCAAGCCGGTAATCGCTTGCATCAATGGCTTCGCTCTTGGGGGCGGCTGCGAACTTGCATTGGCCTGCACCCTTCGCCTCGCGAGTGAGACAGCCAGGCTGGGACAGCCCGAAGTGAAGCTTGGCCTGTTGCCCGGCTATGGTGGTTCGCAGCGGCTTCCGCGTCTGATCGGCAAGGGAGCGGCGCTCAAACTCCTGCTTACCGGAGAGAGCGTGACCGCCGCAGAGGCTTACCGCCTCGGCTTGGTCGATGAGGTTCTCCCGCCCGGCGAATTGCTTCCTCGCGCCGAACAATTGGCTCTCTCCATCGCCGCCAACGCGCCGCTTGCCCTGCGCCATACCTTGGCCGCCGTGCACGGCGGATTTGATCTCCCGCTCCGTCAAGCATTGGAGCTGGAAGCGTCGCTTTTTGGACTCTGTTGCGCGACCGAAGACAAAGCCGAGGGTACCCGCGCCTTTCTCGAAAAACGCACTGCAGTCTGGAAGAACCGCTAG
- a CDS encoding Spy/CpxP family protein refolding chaperone, whose product MLLAAVVMLAGCWGGVARAQDSGAPPPPMQANRPPMERAFHGHGGPGHGPMGRWWDNPEVAKDLNLGNDQKQKMDDIFQQSRLKLIDLHASLQKEEAILDPLISADAPDEGKILAQIDKVAQARAELEKANARMLLSVRQVLTPDQWTKLKAARAERMAAGGPGHGGPEGPE is encoded by the coding sequence ATGTTGTTAGCTGCCGTGGTGATGCTGGCGGGATGCTGGGGGGGGGTTGCTCGGGCACAGGATAGCGGCGCTCCGCCGCCTCCCATGCAAGCGAATCGGCCCCCCATGGAGCGGGCCTTTCACGGCCATGGAGGCCCGGGGCACGGGCCGATGGGTCGGTGGTGGGACAATCCCGAGGTAGCGAAGGACCTGAATCTAGGGAATGACCAGAAGCAGAAGATGGACGACATCTTTCAGCAGAGCCGTTTGAAACTGATCGATTTGCATGCATCTCTCCAAAAGGAAGAGGCGATTCTGGATCCGCTGATCTCAGCCGATGCTCCTGACGAGGGGAAGATTCTGGCGCAGATTGATAAGGTCGCCCAGGCCCGGGCAGAGTTGGAAAAAGCCAATGCGCGAATGCTGTTGTCGGTCCGGCAGGTGTTAACCCCCGACCAATGGACAAAGTTGAAGGCGGCGCGTGCCGAACGCATGGCCGCCGGAGGACCGGGACACGGCGGCCCCGAAGGACCGGAATAA
- a CDS encoding 3-deoxy-D-manno-octulosonic acid transferase, translating into MKHLLMVLYSFAWLVVLGISAPWWLWKLATTDKYRDGLRERLGRVPARLLSAGDTRPVIWIHAVSVGEAIAVSGLVRELRRRAAGYRIVVSTTTKTGQSLARERFGTGDVFYYPLDFAFAVRPYLRALKPQLLVLAETEFWPRMLWECRRSHIPVAVVNARISNRSYPKYLRLRLLWRRILAQLSLVLAQSEEDVLRLQRIGAPAERVRYGGNLKYDVRAVADAPVAVALRAALPAGAELFVCGSTLEGEEQLLLQAWPVLIARHPELRMLLAPRHPERFAAVAELLEQSGISWESRSQWMTRGSQELAPGSILLLDSIGELASVYGVAKVAFVGGSLVPAGGHNPLEPAQFGVPILMGPHYENFREIVDKLRARHAISIVNPVAVSAYIMDVLENPASLTAMGARGGEVFAAQAGATDRAVSALLAVLQMTGERK; encoded by the coding sequence GTGAAACATCTGCTGATGGTTCTTTACAGCTTCGCGTGGCTGGTGGTGTTGGGGATCAGCGCACCATGGTGGCTTTGGAAGCTGGCCACGACAGACAAATATCGCGATGGATTGCGCGAGCGGCTGGGCAGAGTTCCGGCGAGGCTGCTTTCAGCCGGCGATACGCGACCTGTCATCTGGATCCATGCGGTCTCGGTGGGCGAGGCCATCGCCGTGAGTGGGCTGGTTCGGGAGCTTCGAAGGCGCGCTGCCGGATACCGGATCGTAGTGTCGACGACCACAAAGACCGGGCAGTCGCTGGCGCGGGAGCGATTTGGCACCGGCGACGTTTTCTACTATCCGCTGGATTTTGCCTTTGCGGTGCGGCCGTACCTGCGTGCTTTGAAGCCGCAGCTGTTGGTGCTCGCGGAGACGGAGTTTTGGCCGCGCATGTTGTGGGAATGCCGTAGGAGCCACATCCCGGTAGCGGTCGTGAATGCGAGAATCTCTAACCGCTCTTATCCTAAATATCTGCGACTTCGATTACTTTGGCGGCGAATTCTCGCCCAGTTGTCGTTGGTCCTCGCTCAGAGTGAGGAGGACGTATTGCGGCTTCAAAGGATTGGAGCTCCGGCGGAGCGTGTTCGGTATGGCGGCAACTTGAAGTACGACGTTCGAGCGGTCGCGGATGCGCCCGTCGCGGTTGCGCTTCGGGCGGCGTTGCCGGCCGGCGCAGAATTGTTCGTCTGTGGAAGCACGCTTGAAGGGGAAGAGCAGTTATTGCTACAAGCCTGGCCGGTCCTCATTGCCCGCCATCCGGAACTGCGAATGTTGCTCGCGCCTCGTCATCCGGAGCGCTTTGCTGCGGTCGCGGAGTTGTTGGAGCAGAGCGGGATATCCTGGGAATCGCGATCGCAGTGGATGACCCGCGGCAGCCAGGAATTGGCTCCGGGCTCTATTCTGTTGCTGGATTCGATCGGAGAGCTGGCTTCTGTGTATGGCGTGGCGAAGGTGGCGTTTGTGGGTGGAAGCCTGGTTCCAGCGGGAGGCCATAATCCGCTCGAACCCGCGCAGTTCGGCGTGCCGATTCTGATGGGCCCGCACTATGAGAACTTTCGCGAGATCGTCGACAAGCTACGAGCGCGACACGCAATCAGCATTGTCAATCCCGTGGCGGTGAGTGCGTACATTATGGATGTCCTGGAAAATCCTGCTTCGTTAACGGCGATGGGCGCCCGGGGAGGCGAGGTCTTTGCTGCGCAGGCGGGCGCAACCGACCGCGCCGTGAGCGCGCTCCTGGCTGTGCTGCAAATGACAGGAGAGCGAAAATGA
- a CDS encoding acyltransferase family protein yields the protein MPLIIANLYLSLVQLTSDAPDPADRGAGFLQANPYQVELCDLPGNFPEAISRTSRLSWLMLQPMAQRDFYIDRLRSVMTALVILHHTAITYGGPGGWFWREIEPSGAPSSLLFTLFCATNQAYFMGFFFLLAGFFTPGSLDRKGYRRFIADRFLRLGLPLLAFILILGPATAAIVTWAQGHGFWPTIVYLFRHRRVINGPLWFAEALLIFSLAYCGWRLAAGPSSSGKQRVPKPVPGSRWWLASALATAIAALAIRRFVPVGVNIFGLQLGYFAGYIFLFAVGIAAWRQDWLKQLSWKDVRPWVVAAILAWPCLPIGIVIAQSVNGRGNSNFSGGFSWTAILYAFWEPFVAWGLIAAWLLVFRERMNRPSPFWNWLNRRAYAVYIIHPPILVGIALLLHRWAAPALLKFGVVGALACAACWLFSDPLVRLPGVREIV from the coding sequence ATGCCTTTGATCATTGCAAACCTTTATTTATCGCTAGTCCAGCTTACCAGTGATGCGCCGGATCCGGCTGACCGGGGTGCCGGATTCCTGCAAGCCAATCCATATCAGGTTGAATTGTGCGACTTGCCCGGTAACTTTCCGGAAGCCATTTCCCGGACCTCGCGGCTATCATGGCTCATGTTGCAGCCGATGGCACAGCGGGACTTCTATATCGACCGTCTGCGAAGCGTGATGACCGCGCTGGTAATTCTGCATCATACGGCGATCACCTACGGCGGCCCTGGGGGATGGTTCTGGCGCGAGATCGAGCCATCCGGCGCGCCATCGAGCTTGTTGTTTACTCTGTTCTGCGCCACCAATCAGGCGTATTTCATGGGATTCTTCTTCCTCCTGGCCGGCTTTTTCACGCCTGGCTCCTTGGATCGGAAGGGCTACCGGCGATTTATCGCGGACCGCTTCTTGCGCCTGGGTTTGCCGCTTCTTGCTTTTATTCTCATTCTTGGGCCGGCCACAGCGGCGATAGTCACCTGGGCGCAGGGCCACGGCTTCTGGCCGACCATCGTCTATCTCTTTCGGCACCGTCGCGTCATCAACGGTCCACTCTGGTTTGCTGAAGCGTTGCTGATTTTTAGCTTGGCGTACTGCGGCTGGCGATTGGCCGCGGGACCATCTTCTTCCGGAAAACAACGCGTTCCGAAGCCGGTTCCAGGCTCCCGCTGGTGGCTGGCGAGCGCGCTGGCGACCGCGATTGCTGCACTTGCGATTCGCCGGTTTGTTCCCGTAGGGGTCAATATCTTTGGCCTGCAACTCGGGTATTTCGCGGGATACATCTTCCTTTTTGCAGTCGGAATTGCCGCCTGGCGTCAGGACTGGCTCAAGCAGCTAAGTTGGAAAGACGTACGCCCCTGGGTCGTAGCTGCGATCCTGGCGTGGCCCTGCCTGCCCATTGGCATTGTTATAGCGCAATCCGTGAACGGTCGAGGAAATTCCAATTTTTCCGGAGGTTTCTCCTGGACTGCGATCCTTTATGCTTTCTGGGAGCCTTTCGTAGCCTGGGGTCTGATTGCGGCCTGGCTGCTCGTTTTCCGGGAACGGATGAATCGGCCATCGCCTTTCTGGAACTGGCTGAATCGCCGCGCATACGCGGTCTATATCATCCATCCGCCCATCTTGGTGGGAATTGCGTTGTTGCTTCACCGCTGGGCTGCGCCCGCGCTGCTCAAGTTCGGCGTGGTTGGGGCGCTGGCTTGCGCCGCATGCTGGCTGTTCTCGGATCCGTTGGTGCGGCTACCGGGCGTGCGAGAGATCGTTTAG
- a CDS encoding MFS transporter codes for MATSSATADFQAMDDAKPSATHWKIMWISGMGFFTDAYDLFIIGVVMAILKKQWHVSHLDESLVESTALLASAIGALLFGRVADMLGRKRIYGVEVLVLAAGAIACAFSPNIYWLIALRFILGIGIGGDYPVSATIMSEYAGKSSRGMLVSLVFAMQAAGLIVGPLFASALLATPLSQNIIWRILVGFGAVPALAVYWQRRGMKESPRYLKAAGKKEDGSDEKSGPGNKNTSGDEESPKAKSDFSSGFSSLFGDPKLRIRLIGASLAWFLMDFAYYGNTVSSPLVLGALGGNDSLIKKTLTQLGIFAVFAAPGYAIAALTMDKLGRKFIQNLGFFMMAAAFSAMAFVPGLEKKAVPFLIIYGISFFFTEFGPNSTTFVYPSEIFPVEQRTTGHGIASAMGKLGGFVGVFLFPIFMHWKGLLAAESAAATVCVLGLIVTSTMLPETKGKSLEELSEPSSKSA; via the coding sequence GTGGCCACTTCTTCAGCAACTGCCGACTTCCAGGCTATGGATGATGCGAAACCGTCCGCTACTCATTGGAAGATCATGTGGATCTCCGGAATGGGATTCTTTACTGATGCCTATGACCTCTTCATCATCGGCGTCGTCATGGCCATCCTCAAGAAACAATGGCATGTCTCTCACCTGGATGAAAGCCTGGTCGAATCCACAGCCTTGCTCGCCTCGGCCATAGGTGCGTTGCTCTTCGGCCGGGTGGCCGATATGCTCGGCCGCAAGCGCATCTACGGCGTCGAAGTATTGGTCCTCGCTGCCGGAGCCATCGCCTGCGCCTTCTCGCCCAATATTTACTGGCTGATCGCGCTCCGTTTCATCCTCGGTATCGGAATTGGTGGGGATTACCCGGTCAGCGCGACCATCATGAGTGAATACGCTGGGAAGAGCTCACGGGGCATGCTCGTATCGCTGGTCTTTGCCATGCAGGCCGCCGGGCTGATCGTCGGTCCGTTATTCGCTTCGGCTCTGCTGGCAACGCCCCTCTCGCAGAATATTATCTGGCGCATTCTGGTAGGCTTTGGCGCCGTGCCTGCCCTGGCCGTCTACTGGCAGCGCCGCGGCATGAAAGAATCGCCGCGCTACCTCAAGGCTGCAGGCAAGAAGGAAGATGGCTCCGATGAAAAAAGCGGCCCGGGCAACAAGAATACTTCAGGCGATGAAGAATCTCCGAAGGCAAAAAGCGACTTCTCGAGCGGCTTCAGCTCGCTCTTCGGAGATCCCAAGTTGAGGATTCGCCTGATTGGCGCCAGCCTCGCCTGGTTCCTGATGGACTTTGCCTATTACGGGAACACGGTCTCTAGCCCGCTCGTGTTGGGCGCGCTGGGAGGAAATGACTCGCTGATCAAGAAGACCCTCACTCAGTTAGGCATCTTCGCTGTTTTTGCCGCGCCTGGATATGCAATTGCGGCGTTGACCATGGACAAGCTTGGGCGGAAATTTATCCAGAACCTGGGATTCTTCATGATGGCTGCCGCGTTTTCCGCAATGGCTTTTGTGCCGGGCCTGGAGAAAAAGGCTGTACCGTTCCTGATCATCTACGGGATCAGCTTCTTCTTCACCGAATTCGGCCCCAACTCGACGACCTTTGTTTATCCCTCAGAGATCTTTCCCGTCGAACAACGCACCACCGGGCACGGCATCGCCTCCGCCATGGGCAAGTTGGGCGGCTTTGTGGGGGTCTTCCTCTTTCCCATCTTCATGCACTGGAAAGGTTTGCTCGCGGCTGAATCGGCAGCGGCAACCGTGTGTGTGCTTGGTCTGATTGTCACTTCCACGATGCTGCCGGAGACCAAGGGCAAGAGTCTGGAAGAGCTCAGCGAGCCGAGCAGCAAATCTGCCTGA
- the queD gene encoding 6-carboxytetrahydropterin synthase QueD: MYEVTVEAGFSSGHYLRNYKGKCENPHGHNYKVLVTLQGATLDHAGLLLDFKDLKHVMRPVVDRLDHQMINDLEPFTEINPSAENLARYFFEETNRQLAEMTKGRVRVKDCTVYETDTSFAKYYE, encoded by the coding sequence ATGTACGAGGTCACAGTAGAGGCGGGCTTTTCCTCCGGACATTACCTGCGCAACTACAAAGGTAAGTGCGAGAACCCGCATGGGCATAATTACAAGGTGTTGGTCACGTTGCAAGGCGCAACTCTCGATCATGCCGGATTGCTCCTGGATTTCAAGGACCTCAAGCACGTGATGCGCCCGGTGGTCGACCGGCTCGACCACCAGATGATCAACGATCTGGAGCCCTTCACGGAGATCAATCCTTCTGCTGAGAATCTTGCGCGATATTTCTTCGAGGAGACGAATCGTCAGCTGGCGGAGATGACCAAAGGCCGGGTGCGGGTGAAGGACTGCACGGTGTACGAGACCGATACCAGCTTCGCGAAATACTACGAGTAG
- the ribH gene encoding 6,7-dimethyl-8-ribityllumazine synthase: MIKGITLVRPAVTSEAIDELTSFFSALGFEPGRGWQLDGSRGVPFLAPLGNVEFVEGQLPATPEILIEVTGLESIYQVAKGWLADRTNEPKLTEIIETSWKSRSFNVEPVPGHSFAFWEWSEPLRGKPIAIEGDLSAAGMSFAIVVARWNAVITDRLLEGSLDALHRSGAAKSDIEIVRVPGAWEVPSAARALAESGEYDAIITLACLIRGETAHYEAIYNEVSRGIGQSQQETGVPHAFGVLTCETLEQALNRAGIKAGNKGFESAIAAIEMVSIHRKLKPSEAAK, encoded by the coding sequence ATGATCAAAGGCATCACCCTCGTACGGCCGGCCGTTACTTCCGAGGCGATCGACGAGTTAACGAGTTTTTTTTCTGCCCTCGGCTTTGAGCCCGGCCGTGGATGGCAACTGGACGGCAGTCGTGGCGTTCCATTCCTGGCCCCTCTAGGAAACGTCGAATTCGTGGAAGGCCAGCTGCCTGCCACGCCTGAAATCCTGATCGAAGTTACCGGGCTGGAATCCATCTATCAGGTAGCCAAAGGCTGGCTGGCGGATCGAACCAACGAACCCAAGCTGACCGAAATCATCGAAACTTCCTGGAAGTCCCGATCCTTTAACGTGGAACCCGTTCCCGGTCACAGCTTCGCATTCTGGGAGTGGTCGGAGCCTCTGCGCGGGAAGCCCATTGCCATTGAAGGCGACCTTTCCGCGGCGGGAATGAGTTTCGCGATCGTCGTCGCGCGCTGGAATGCAGTGATTACCGATCGGCTGCTCGAAGGCTCACTCGATGCGCTGCATCGCAGTGGCGCAGCCAAATCCGACATTGAGATTGTCCGCGTTCCCGGCGCCTGGGAAGTCCCCTCCGCCGCCCGCGCGCTCGCAGAGTCTGGAGAATATGACGCGATCATCACTCTAGCGTGTCTCATCCGCGGCGAGACTGCCCACTACGAAGCCATTTACAACGAGGTCTCGCGCGGCATCGGTCAATCCCAACAAGAGACCGGAGTTCCACACGCCTTTGGCGTATTGACTTGCGAGACGCTCGAGCAGGCGTTGAATCGCGCTGGCATCAAGGCCGGCAATAAGGGATTTGAATCGGCCATCGCCGCAATTGAGATGGTGTCGATCCACCGCAAGCTGAAGCCATCCGAGGCAGCCAAGTGA
- the nusB gene encoding transcription antitermination factor NusB, with translation MSSSGKRRKSRELAMQMLFQGDIGKQTPEQVQHSFWDARSDADLDPDTRGFAEDIFRVASVREAEIDSLIEQHSANWRLTRMPAVDRNVLRAAVAEMLGFPATPAPIIINESLEVARRYSAPESINFLNGVLDAIAKSRVKSS, from the coding sequence GTGAGTTCCTCAGGCAAACGCCGCAAGTCCAGAGAACTCGCCATGCAAATGCTCTTTCAGGGAGACATCGGCAAGCAAACGCCGGAACAAGTGCAGCATTCCTTCTGGGATGCGCGCTCCGATGCCGATCTCGATCCCGACACTCGCGGCTTCGCCGAAGACATCTTCCGAGTTGCGAGCGTCCGTGAAGCAGAGATCGATTCATTGATTGAGCAGCATTCCGCGAATTGGAGGTTGACAAGGATGCCGGCGGTCGACCGGAACGTGCTGCGCGCCGCCGTGGCAGAGATGCTCGGCTTCCCGGCGACTCCAGCCCCGATCATTATCAATGAGTCTCTTGAGGTGGCTCGGCGCTACTCCGCCCCCGAGTCCATCAACTTTCTCAACGGAGTGCTCGACGCGATCGCCAAATCTCGCGTTAAAAGCAGCTAA
- a CDS encoding lipase maturation factor family protein → MERSGQVAGWLFDSSNGPRHCLIGRWIFLRALAGIYFSAFFSLLYQIKGLIGPQGILPAQRYLSEVARMMGPLRYWYAPTLFWLSTNSHWLMATMWIGLLASILAFLNLWPRLCFFICFVCFLSFVAAAGDFSSYQSDGMLLEAGFLTCFFAPPGLRPGWAWSHPPARASLFLLLWEWFRIYFESGLVKLLSGDRQWRDFTAMDEYYQNSPLPTWIGWWVEHLPHWFHAFMTGGTLFLELGVVLLLFFSKRGRLVCFLIVTPWELGVILTGNYAFLNYLVLALGFLLLDNRILQRCARGICRRWLPAPLKKVLASIVSVPIQADPDDHLGEPSRSVGAHFKALRVALSAVVLGWIAYNTTAELINMPFRTVSLPDTPIRALDPFRISNQYGLFAVMTRGRYEIEFQGSDDNLSWIEYPFRYKPQALNERPRIYAPYQPRFDWNLWFASLGDWEQNQIVPLTQERLLDNDPDVLELFRSNPFAQTPPRYVRAVLWQYWFTSIREKGTTGNWWRRQLLGQYSPTLSRGADGKFEAIAWPGTLPRHE, encoded by the coding sequence ATGGAGCGGTCCGGGCAAGTGGCGGGTTGGCTCTTCGATTCCAGCAACGGGCCCCGCCACTGCCTGATTGGGCGCTGGATTTTCCTGCGTGCTCTCGCTGGAATTTATTTCTCAGCTTTCTTCTCGCTGCTCTATCAGATCAAGGGTTTGATTGGACCTCAGGGCATCCTGCCGGCTCAACGGTATCTCTCGGAAGTCGCACGGATGATGGGCCCTCTGCGCTATTGGTATGCGCCGACGCTGTTTTGGCTTTCAACCAACTCGCACTGGCTGATGGCGACAATGTGGATCGGCCTGCTGGCATCGATCCTGGCATTCCTAAACCTTTGGCCGCGGTTGTGCTTCTTCATCTGCTTTGTTTGTTTTCTGTCCTTTGTTGCCGCCGCCGGCGATTTTTCGAGCTACCAATCCGACGGCATGTTGCTGGAGGCCGGATTCCTGACCTGCTTTTTTGCTCCGCCTGGACTTCGGCCTGGTTGGGCTTGGAGCCATCCACCAGCGCGAGCGAGTTTGTTCTTGTTGTTATGGGAGTGGTTCCGGATCTACTTCGAGTCGGGATTAGTCAAGTTGCTCAGCGGGGACCGACAATGGCGCGACTTTACCGCCATGGACGAGTACTACCAGAACAGCCCGCTGCCGACCTGGATCGGCTGGTGGGTGGAACACCTGCCGCACTGGTTCCATGCGTTCATGACGGGCGGGACGCTCTTCCTCGAGCTGGGGGTGGTGCTCCTGCTCTTTTTCTCGAAGCGGGGCCGCCTGGTTTGCTTTCTGATTGTGACTCCATGGGAGTTGGGTGTCATTCTCACTGGCAACTATGCGTTTTTGAACTATCTGGTACTGGCGCTAGGTTTCCTCCTGCTGGACAACCGGATTCTGCAGCGCTGCGCTCGCGGGATCTGCCGCCGCTGGCTTCCAGCTCCGCTAAAGAAGGTTCTTGCTTCCATCGTTTCTGTCCCCATCCAGGCAGATCCAGACGACCATTTGGGAGAGCCCAGTCGTAGCGTCGGGGCCCACTTCAAGGCGCTGCGGGTTGCCCTGAGCGCAGTCGTATTGGGATGGATTGCGTATAACACCACTGCGGAGTTGATTAACATGCCGTTCCGCACGGTTTCGCTGCCGGACACGCCCATTCGCGCATTGGACCCATTCCGCATTTCTAACCAATACGGGCTCTTCGCGGTGATGACACGCGGGCGCTACGAGATCGAATTTCAAGGCTCAGACGACAACCTGAGCTGGATCGAATATCCCTTCCGCTATAAGCCCCAGGCGCTTAATGAGCGGCCGCGTATCTATGCCCCGTACCAGCCGCGCTTCGATTGGAATCTATGGTTCGCCTCGCTTGGCGACTGGGAGCAGAACCAGATCGTTCCGCTTACCCAGGAGAGGCTGCTTGACAACGATCCCGATGTCCTGGAGCTCTTCAGAAGTAATCCATTTGCTCAGACCCCTCCACGCTATGTGCGCGCGGTCCTTTGGCAGTACTGGTTTACTTCAATCCGAGAGAAGGGGACGACGGGAAACTGGTGGCGCCGGCAGCTCCTGGGCCAGTACTCTCCGACATTGTCGCGCGGAGCCGATGGCAAATTCGAGGCGATTGCATGGCCAGGTACTTTACCTCGCCACGAGTGA
- a CDS encoding 7-carboxy-7-deazaguanine synthase QueE, whose product MYLIEIYKSVQGESSFAGRPCIFVRLAGCNLRCSWCDSEYTFKGGYKLTEDEVVAEVEKLAPVRLVEFTGGEPMLQQRELVPLMQRLLAAGYELMIETSGERPLQSVPEEVHKIVDVKCPGSGEGGTFRMENLSALTNRDEVKFVISDRSDYEFALQFVRAQELEQRVGSVLFSPAFTKTPSPVRTAENCLLDPRILVEWMMADGVEARLSLQIHKFVWEPSKKGV is encoded by the coding sequence TTGTATCTCATCGAAATCTATAAATCTGTTCAAGGAGAGTCCAGCTTCGCCGGACGGCCGTGCATCTTCGTCCGTCTGGCCGGTTGCAATCTGCGCTGCTCATGGTGCGATTCGGAATACACCTTTAAAGGCGGTTATAAGCTCACCGAGGATGAAGTAGTGGCAGAGGTGGAGAAGCTGGCGCCGGTACGGCTGGTGGAGTTCACCGGCGGGGAGCCGATGCTGCAACAGCGGGAGCTGGTTCCGCTCATGCAACGGCTCCTGGCTGCAGGGTATGAGCTGATGATCGAGACCAGCGGGGAACGTCCGCTGCAGAGTGTACCCGAAGAGGTCCACAAGATTGTGGATGTGAAGTGCCCCGGATCGGGGGAGGGCGGGACATTTCGCATGGAAAACCTCTCCGCCCTGACCAACCGGGACGAGGTGAAGTTCGTCATCAGCGACCGGAGCGACTATGAATTCGCGCTGCAGTTTGTGCGGGCCCAGGAGTTGGAGCAGAGAGTCGGCTCGGTGTTGTTCTCGCCTGCTTTCACCAAAACTCCGTCGCCGGTGCGGACCGCAGAGAATTGCCTGCTTGATCCCCGAATCCTGGTGGAGTGGATGATGGCGGACGGAGTTGAGGCCAGGCTCAGTTTGCAAATCCACAAATTCGTCTGGGAGCCGTCCAAAAAAGGCGTTTGA